In Pirellula sp. SH-Sr6A, the DNA window AATAGCACTGCTATAGAGAATCTCCAAGACACTGCGATCCCGAATCCCAATCTTCGTGCTCACGTCGGGTTGGTTGATGACATGCTCGACCTCGCTCTGGCTTAAAAAACTCGCCGGGAGTCGATATTCGGCTTTAGGAAGCTCGATCCCTGCCGCTGGATTGAAGGGGATATGCTTGCCCAAACAAGCCCACTGCAGCCAATGGGACACGGCATGGACATAGGAAGCCCGCGTTGAGGCTTGCAGGGGTTTGCGTGTCCGCAAGTTCCCGATATGGAGCAAGCTCCTTTGATACGCTGCGAGAATCTCTGGTGTGATTTCCGAAAGAGTATGGATCTCACGCTCGGTGAGCCAACGGACGAAGCGACCCAGCGAGTTTTTTCTCCTCTCCAAGGTCGCTTCCGTCCAATTCACTACTCGCAGATCAACGAAATACGCTTCCATGAGGGCTGACAACGAAGGGGGTGACATGTTTCTTTAAGACCTTTTCTGAAGGAGAGCCGAATCAAGAACACAAAACGAAACCGAGGTATGCATAAGTGGGGGGGCGCGAGGAAGCAGGGCTTGCTCTCCGGGGGCACAAGCACAAAGAAGTGGCCTTCTAGCAAGCGATTGCTTGCTCCAGGCCGTTTGAAGAGGGGGCACGAAGCCCCCACAAGGGGGGCACGAAGTGAGACGTCGTAAGCAGTTAATCGGCAGTTAGCCCGCCAACTAATCGGCCAACTGGTAGACGTAGGTTGCCCCCTGCTTGCCGCGATGGACAATCAAATGCTCGAGCTGGACCAGTCGGTCCAAGTGGGTGCGCACTTGGTTGTCGCTCCAACCGACCGATTCGCGAAACGAGCGACGGGTAAATCGGAACCGTTGCCGAAGAATAGCTTGCTCGGCCGGGCTAGCCGCTGCCGCGGCCCGGCAGCCTTTCGCCACAAACTCTTGCACCAAGTGGAGGCACTGCTCAGTCTGCGGTGCTAACTCACTAAGCGACTGCTTCAAGAGCTTGTCCATTAGCCGATCGGCGAGCGCGATATCGGACTCTTGGACTTCGATCCACTCGGTTCCATCCTCTTCGGTGTGGATGACTCTCTGGTGCTGGTGTAGCAAGGCGATCGCTTGAATGAGACTCAAGTACTTGGCATGATCGCGGCGGTTGCGCAGTCGATCGCAAACGAACTCCAAAGAGTCGACCAAGGGGTTCAAGACCTGCAAGGGTCGGAGCAAACGCTGCGCATGGTGATGCAGGGTTCGGATGGCTGCCACTTGCGACTGCCGTTGCAATCCCTCGCGCGTCTGCAGCAGACGCTGGCGCGCTTGAATGGCCTTGGTCTGTTCGATCGATTCATCAACGGTAAGGATCAAGCAGCGATTGGCTAACTCTTCGTCCACATCCCGAGCCGTCGAGGTGATCATGAGCTGAATGGGGCCTTCTACGCTGTGCAATTGGGTAACGCTCCGGCCATCGTTGCCACGGACTACCGTGGCATGGGTCAGCTTCCCTTCGCTTTGAAGGAGTTTTAAGGCATACGCAGATTCGGAAAGACCTTGGTCTTCGCTAATGGCTAAGGTCTTATGGCGAAGCTGATCGCTATCGAGGTAATAGAGCGATTGGCAAGTGAGGTTGCTCAATCGCAAGACTTCTTCCGGTGGGACCATGGCCAAGATGGTTTCCATGAGCGTTGTCTTCCCGGCCGCGCTGGAGGATCGGATCAGGAGAGCCAACGGGGTGGGTAGCTTGCGACTGACGGCAGCCAGGTAGCCTACGAGCTTATTGGATGCTTCTCCGACCATGCCACACGCATCGAGATCGTGCACAATCCGTTCGATCAGATTGGGAGAACGCAGCAACTGCATGGCTTCTTCCTGCTGGGCTTCGGTCATAGCCGGAATGGCAGGACCGATGCGTTTGGCGGCTTCGATTTGAAGGTTCCGTAAATCTTCCAGTTGAAGGAGGATTCTTCCTAGATCGACCTTGATCGTCTCCTCTTCGCAGAAGAGTTCTAAAGCGGCAGCTTTCACGAAGGCTTGCCGAGCGCTAGAGCGCATGAGATCGACCGTATCGAGATGCATCCGTTCGAGTCGGGAGACGGCGATCGAGACGCGCAGGCTCAGGGAAGACATGTTCTTCTCGAGGCCACGGATCTTGTAGCTGCGATCCTCGCGAGTGATAGTCACGCTGCTAGCGTCGACGGAGATTTCGGAGGCTGGAGTAGCAGGCTGCATCGCAACCCGTTGCGTGAGCGAGGGATCCTCTTCTTGTGAAGGGCTGCCCGGCTGTGAAGGAATCTTGGGTGCCAGTGTCTCCGTTGCCAGCGTGTCAGCAGCCTGTCCCTCGCTGACGTTTCGGGTTGGGATGGAGTCTTCCTGAAGCCTGACGCCTGAATCCTGAAGTCTTGTGCCGGTTCCCACGCGGAGCTTGTCAATGACGGCTCCGCTGTTGCTCAGCCGATAGCCTTCGAAGCCTGTGATGCGATGCTCTTCGTCCACCAGGGGGATGGTAATGTAACCACGTAGCGCCTCGCGGCCATTCTCCTTGTAAAGACCCATCTGGATGAGTCGCTCTCGGATCCTTCGACCCGCTGCCGTCTGATTCGAGGGCAACTGGTTCCCCAGACTCCGATCGGAAAACCCGATCCCCAGGGTGCGCAAAGCTTCTTCCTCGAGTTCCAAGCCATAGGAGGCCATGGCCAGAATCTTGTCCGTCACACAGCGTGCGTAATGTTCGGCGGTCGCTTTCCACGGATCCGCTTCGAATGCAGCCAGCAGTGGAAACGGATTCGCATTCGTTTTCGTTGAGAGCAACATGATTCATCCACACCGATTCTGAGAGCTCGTTTCAAAAGAGGGGAGAGTGCCCGAGCACTTCCAACCCCGCATCGCCGCGCGATTCCTTTTAAGGAATGCGGCGGCTCTGCTTGGTCCACAAGGGGGCGAACTCGGAAATTCTCCAAGAAACATCGCAAGCTAAGAAAGCGGTCGAACTACCCTACAGCTATCCATGCACTGTTCGATCCAACCTATGCAGGATCTGTTGCCTACGGTGCGAATCCATACGGCTAGTTCGCATACCGTGCAATCGGTCCTGCTACGCTACTCCAAATCCTTTCGCTTCAGTCATCATGTTCCGTTCCATGAACGCCGTGTGCTGGATAAACTCCTCGACTGCCGTCGTGGGAGTTTCGGTTCCACCTACTATGGATGCGAGACATGCCAGCAAGGGCGCATTCTCTACAGCCAGTGCCATGATCGGCACTGTCCCAACTGCGGTTGGCTCAAGCGCAAAGCGTGGCTACAGCAGATTATCGCGTGGAATCTCCCCACCACCTACTACCACACGGTCTTTACCGTCCCGCATGAGCTCAATCCTCTGATCCGAGCCAATCCGAGCGCTGTGTATCAGCTCTTCTTTCGAAGATCGCAAAAGACGTTGCTCGAGATCGCTCAACGAGAATTCGGCTGCAAGCCGGGGATTATTCTCACGTTGCACACTTGGGGGCAGCGCATGCTGACCCATGTGCATATCCACGCCATGATGACCTCCGGTGGCGTCTCGCTCTCCACTGGGGATGCGAGTACCAAACCCTGCTGGATCCCGATCCCTCCGGATGCACCAGGCATCCAAGAAGAAGTCTTAGCAGCCCTCTTTCAAAAGAAGTTCTTACGGGGATTGAAAATCCTCTTCGATCAAGGAAAACTCGACATTCCCCAAGAGATGGAATTCGAAGGGGTTCAAGACCGAGACTCGTTCCATCGGTGGCTTGAGCCTCTAGCGCAAAAGAACTGGAAAGCCGATGCGCAAATCACTCCGGATGAACTGCAAACGCAGTTGGGCTGCGCCCGTTATCTTTCGGACTATATCCAAGGGGCAGCGATCTCCAATGGCCGGATCGCCGAAGACAACGGGACGCACGTTACCATTCGGCAATGGGATTACCGAACCAACAAATCGGTCGAGGAGACCATGGAGGGAGAAGAGTTCGTTCGCCGGTTCTTGCTCCACATCGTTCCGAGCAACGTGCATCGCGTGCGCTATGCAGGTCTCTTTCAAGGGAAAGGGCGCAAGGAGACGCTTCAAAGAGTCCGCTTGCTCTTGGCCAAGCACAATGCTGATTCCCTAGGGAAGCGACATGCGTCGCTTCCCCCATCCGCGAGACTTCAAGAGCTTGAGCTTCCGAAGATCGATAATCGGCCCAAGTGCTTGCGGTGCGGTACGCCGGGGATGCGATTGGAAGGGTATCGCGATCGCATGGAGACTTGGGAGTTCATCCACCGGGTAGAGCATGCGATCGAACAATACTCGAAGGCACCCACCACACTCGATCAATTGATCCGATCGAAAGCACGACTTGAGAGCTTTGCTCCGAAGCAAGGGTTGCTTGGCAACTGGAAGCGGGCACTAGCTGTAAAGGAGCTCTTAGCATGGACGGTTGTACAGTGTTGCAGCGATGACCTGTGTGATGGAGAGAATCTGCAAACCAACGAAGCATCCCTTCGCTTCGGGGCAACCTGCTGTTACGTCTCGGTGAATCTTCCATTACCGGAAATCTAATGATGAATGCTCTCGTTCAGAAACCATCACGTTCGAGCTGCTCGCTACCTCACCTAATCGCATCTCTGTTGCGTGCGAATCAAAGCGAGTTGCCTGAAGGTCCGTCGTTACATGACCTGAAATGGACCAAAAGAAGCACTCGGTGCATCTTCTTGCTCGCAAGCGACTCTCTGGCCACCATCTTGCGGCCCCTTGATCAATAGACTCGCAGGGAATTACCCCCACAAAAAAACCATAGAGAAAATGCAGGGAAAACCAACTTCGGCGATCCCCGTGCCACCGCATCGGCGGATCCGTTTAATGAGTTGGTTTAGTTCTTATTGGTGAACAAGCTGTCTTGCAGCCGCGATTCACTTGTACTTTGAAGTATCCGCACTCGGTATTGAGAACACTTTGTACCACTTACCTTGATCTATTAAACCGACTCCGAACCCCCAATTCCTAATACATGCGACTTCACCTGCATGCGTTGCCAAAACAGCGAGTGCATCCGATTCCAGCTTTCCACCCGGATCTTCTATTACGTTCAGTCTCTCGATCACAAAATGACTCAGATCCTCCTTGCTCATTTCCTTGTACACAATTGATTCGTAATCAACACCAATCCCGTGTTCTATGACTGGCTTAGCGACTGTGGCCGGATCGTCGGGACACACAATTTTGATGCAATAGTACTCTTTGCTGTCATGTGAGTAAACAAGGTAGAAACTTCCATCAAAGCCAAAATCGAGGTTTTGGAAAACGTACGCACCAGGAGGATGACTAGTCACGAACCGATTTGTACTAGGAGAATTGAGACACCCACTTCCTTCTAGCAATAATACAAATAACACAATAATTCGAATATTCAATTGACGACTCACGTGAACTCCTCCTCTTTACGCTTACTTGCCGGGCTCGGCAGCTCCGTAGTCCTGCCAAGAATTAGACTCGCAATCGAAAGTCCACGTTTTGCCACATGGATTGCTCGGGAGGAGAGTCGGATTTGACGGGTTAACGAAATCCTCCATGAGATCTATCATGTCGTCGTGACAGAAAAATCTTGCCTTGCATTTCCCGTCACACTCACACTTTTTCTTGGTGTTCTTGCAACACTCTCGCATTGCTAATGGGACGTATTTTTCAAATATGGAGTATATCAATTTCTTCCCACCCGGTTTGGACGTGTCAATTAATTCATTTGTGTCTGGCCAGTTTCTTGGGAATAGTTCGCTCTCGGGCTTCTCGAATCTTTCTCGGCATACTCGTTTGCCATCTCGAAGCCAGCAACAGATTGGAGCAATTTTGTCGCATTTCTCAAACTCAGGTAAGAAGCTAGGGTGATTTATCCCTGCCTCGAATATGGGGCGATAGCCCCCTCGAGGTCCATGAGTAATCAAAAACCAAGTTGTGCACTTCAACCCGTGTGGATCCAATTGAACCATAGGTTGATTGAATACGAATCTGCATAGATTTAAATCTAATGAGCGATACCCGATCGGATCCCTCCCCATGAACCGTCCTGCAAGCCCACTCATCCACCTCGCCCTGAAGTGATACAGGCCGAGCGTTTGATCCCATTCACGTCCCGTGTAGGTGTAGCGATTATTGATCGCAGAACTCGAGAGGACCGAGCCAGAACCATCCAAGATGGTTGGCTGGCCGTAGGCTGTGTAGGCGTAGCGCTCGGCTACGGAGCCTGAAGAAGTGGTCACTGCCGTGATGCTGAACTGCTGGTTGCGGTGGTAGTAATGAATCGTTCCGCTGGTTCCAGTTGCCTTGCGCACCACCGGTTCGTCGATGTAGCTAGCGTACACATAACGATGCGTTGGCGAGCTAGGAGCATCCCCGTATTCATAATCGGCGATTGTCTGCTGGTCCTGCTGCACATAAACGAACGAGCCTGAGGTTCCTTGCCGCGCTACCCTTCGGCCAAGTGCATCGTACTGGAACGTGACATCGTTCGAACCGTTGTTGTCCACATCGGCGCTCTTGAGCTTGTTGTCGAAGTCATAGCTAACGGCCATGGCCACGCCACTGGTAGTGAGCGTCGTCGGGAGAAGGGTAATGTTCCCCTTCACATCCATCGTGACGTTCTGTCCCCCTGCGGTGAGCAGCTCGTGGGTCGGACCATAGTTGCGATTCTGCGCTGTGCCATTGGGGGTGATGCTGGGCCAGTCACCTACACTAGTAAGACTCCACGATTGGCTAAACGTTCCTCTGGTACGGGCGAAGCCGGTGAGACGGTCCTCGTCGACATTGCTGGTGCCTGCTGAAGTGAACCCGTAATTGCTCATGGGGTGAAGGCGTTAGACTTTAGGTGTTTGGAAAACCGGGGGGAGCTCGATTGTACCCGAGCGATCGCTAGCCGTGGGGAGAATCAATCAGGGGTAGATTTCGGCATTCGAATCGGCGATCGTTCCCGTGGGCTATTGGCTGCCGTTCGGTAATCCTCGGTCGTCATTCTCCTGATGAGGTCAAACGTGTAGGTGGTCGACGTCTCTTCACGGACTCTCCACGTGAGAATAACCAAACCGGACGGGGTGATCGTTTAGGTCGGACTCCTCCAGCCTCCAGCGGCACTCACCATCCTGTTGAGTACATCGCAAATAGACTGTGCACGGTCTAGCGATAGGAATTCCGCCGCCCGCACCCAAGTAGCCAATACCGATTCGTCTCTCAACTCTGGATGCTGTTGAGTTCTTGAAAACCGTAATAACCTTCGCCGTTACAAAATGATAGGAGCCCCCCATGCTCCTTCTCAACAACACGAGATAACGGATGCTCCCATTTTCTCGCACCACGAAGAGTGGATCGATCTACTTTCTACTTTCCAAACTCGACTCTCTAGCCGCGCAGCGGCTCCCCATTGCGAGCATTGCGCCTTGGCGCGCGATCCAGCATTCCGAGCAGGCTTGTCCGACACCCGAGAAACGATTCGACAGGACGACGCCTCGACGATTCCGATTGGCCAATAAAAAAACCGTCGGAAGGAAGCCAACCGACGGCTTTTGTTTTGAGTTGCTTGGAGCAGATCTCTGGCAGAAGCCAGATGCCCGAGCAGAGCAACGTTTGATTAGGAAGGAGACTTGGTGGTCGTCTTCTTAGCAGCCTTCTTCTTAGCAACCTTCTTCTTGGTTGCGGCCTTCTTTGGTGCAGCCTTCTTCTTAGCAGCCTTCTTCTTGGCTACTTTCTTCTTGGTTGCAGCCTTCTTCGTTGCTCCAGCTTTTTTCTTGGCCACGGATATATCCTCCGAAAAGCGAAACTTAGTCGCTGCAGATTCGCCTTCCAGAAGCAGTTGGTTGGCGGTCTGGTCTCAGCAACCGATACTAAAAATCCTTCGTTGAACTCGCCTCGACTTTGACATCATGTCCTCCTCACAATACGTCGCGAGGGAAGCCTGAGGTGGTTCCGCAAAGGAACAACATCCAATGTCGTATTTGTATAAAAGTCGAAACTTAATGCAACATCTTTTCGACAATTTTTCCACATAAATGAAACCAATTTTCCACGCTCTCACACGCTCGTATCTCACTCTTTGAACAAGCATGCGCGACGACGCGAATCGATCATCATGCAGTGGCTCGCGCATCGCTTTGATGCATGCGCCACACATCCATGCGCTCCTTCGAACCGCCGACGCGATGGCCTTTCACGTGCCCCATCGGTGCATAGGTGCAACGGTATGTTCACGACCCGCATTGTTCCTCACTGCGCAGACCAAGCAATTCCTTGACTCTCGCTCAACCATCACCATGTCGCGAAAAATGTTCCACGCATGACGCTGCAGCGCCGTCGAAGCGGCAGCGCGATGCGTCGATCTCTAACATGAGCCGCAATCCATCTCGGTGCGCGCTCAAGAATGGATGACGACGACATGCCATCAGCACCTTGCGTGACATGCCATCACGATCGATTTCAATGCTCTTCGCAGCGCGCTGGATGCTGCAAAAATTTTTCAAAAAATCTTGCTCGCAACATCCCTCCAAAGACCTTTACCAGACAGAACCACCTCTTCCCTGTTGCAGCATCTGCCAATTGGAGTACGCCAACGAGGCGAAGAACAAGGTCCCAATCGGACCTCCTCCTGTTTGATAAAACCAAACTGCGACCAACGCGCCCACGATCACTCCGAGCATGCATGCCTCTTGAAGCCCATCACGTCGCATCACGATGCCGATGAGGTGCCGCGCGATCTGACCGCCATCGAGGGGATACACAGGCAACAAATTGAAAAGGGCCCACCAAATACTGCAACTGACCAGAAAGTTGATCGCGCAGTACGAGTACGCGTTGGAGGGAAGGGGTAGTCGAACCCACTCCATACCCAACCT includes these proteins:
- a CDS encoding RHS repeat domain-containing protein; the protein is MSNYGFTSAGTSNVDEDRLTGFARTRGTFSQSWSLTSVGDWPSITPNGTAQNRNYGPTHELLTAGGQNVTMDVKGNITLLPTTLTTSGVAMAVSYDFDNKLKSADVDNNGSNDVTFQYDALGRRVARQGTSGSFVYVQQDQQTIADYEYGDAPSSPTHRYVYASYIDEPVVRKATGTSGTIHYYHRNQQFSITAVTTSSGSVAERYAYTAYGQPTILDGSGSVLSSSAINNRYTYTGREWDQTLGLYHFRARWMSGLAGRFMGRDPIGYRSLDLNLCRFVFNQPMVQLDPHGLKCTTWFLITHGPRGGYRPIFEAGINHPSFLPEFEKCDKIAPICCWLRDGKRVCRERFEKPESELFPRNWPDTNELIDTSKPGGKKLIYSIFEKYVPLAMRECCKNTKKKCECDGKCKARFFCHDDMIDLMEDFVNPSNPTLLPSNPCGKTWTFDCESNSWQDYGAAEPGK
- a CDS encoding transposase produces the protein MQDLLPTVRIHTASSHTVQSVLLRYSKSFRFSHHVPFHERRVLDKLLDCRRGSFGSTYYGCETCQQGRILYSQCHDRHCPNCGWLKRKAWLQQIIAWNLPTTYYHTVFTVPHELNPLIRANPSAVYQLFFRRSQKTLLEIAQREFGCKPGIILTLHTWGQRMLTHVHIHAMMTSGGVSLSTGDASTKPCWIPIPPDAPGIQEEVLAALFQKKFLRGLKILFDQGKLDIPQEMEFEGVQDRDSFHRWLEPLAQKNWKADAQITPDELQTQLGCARYLSDYIQGAAISNGRIAEDNGTHVTIRQWDYRTNKSVEETMEGEEFVRRFLLHIVPSNVHRVRYAGLFQGKGRKETLQRVRLLLAKHNADSLGKRHASLPPSARLQELELPKIDNRPKCLRCGTPGMRLEGYRDRMETWEFIHRVEHAIEQYSKAPTTLDQLIRSKARLESFAPKQGLLGNWKRALAVKELLAWTVVQCCSDDLCDGENLQTNEASLRFGATCCYVSVNLPLPEI